One part of the Bacteroidota bacterium genome encodes these proteins:
- a CDS encoding T9SS type A sorting domain-containing protein — protein MAKRIILAFFIGATTLPNFFTAQNLYFIGKVGGGGTDQGNGIVSDKFNNSYTIGTFEGTVDFDPSANTSILTSNGGTDIFVLKLNFNGGFVWAKTFGGINNDEGTSIALDSTGNIYFTGSFKDSVDFDPGSGVYNLASVGFEDIYVCKLNPQGNLIWAKTIGSADTDASTAITLSDSGYVYLTGYFNDPADFDPNTGTTTLTPSGINDAFVCKLDTSGNFNWAKNIGGTFSTRAKSIQVDNVGAIYLVGQFDFTTDFDPSPASSYSITSWGQTDAFVVKLDASGNLIWAKKLGGLSGEAATALALSPTFNHVYIAGYFSGSADFDPSSSNFTLTSNGSRDIFICQLDSSGNFNWANQIGGTSVSYFDEPYGICANSTGAYFTGKIGGGGAIDFDPSNATYLLTPIGNYDIFVCKLNTNGSFGGAYNVGGTAPITKKGNAITLDSWGNILTTGAFAGTVDFDPGSSSNNLVASGPTDCFIHSVTQSALSINDIERQNQAFLLFPNPANGFIQLVIPQEYSADEVVVVNALGTTLLSYSINQNESTIQINITSISDNLSFVQLKNKGVTLATQKLVIY, from the coding sequence ATGGCAAAACGTATCATTTTAGCTTTTTTTATCGGAGCAACTACATTGCCCAACTTTTTTACGGCACAAAACCTCTATTTTATTGGAAAGGTTGGAGGTGGCGGTACAGATCAAGGTAATGGAATAGTTTCCGACAAATTTAATAACAGCTATACCATAGGAACGTTTGAAGGGACTGTAGATTTTGACCCAAGTGCCAATACATCAATACTAACCTCAAACGGAGGAACAGATATATTTGTGTTAAAGTTAAATTTTAACGGAGGCTTTGTTTGGGCAAAGACCTTTGGTGGTATTAACAATGATGAAGGAACATCTATAGCACTTGACTCTACAGGTAATATCTATTTTACAGGATCATTCAAAGACAGTGTTGATTTTGACCCTGGAAGTGGAGTATATAACTTAGCATCTGTAGGATTTGAAGATATTTACGTGTGTAAACTAAATCCACAAGGAAATTTAATTTGGGCAAAGACTATCGGTAGTGCTGACACTGATGCTTCAACAGCAATAACCTTAAGTGATTCGGGGTATGTGTACCTCACAGGATATTTTAATGACCCTGCAGATTTCGACCCAAATACTGGAACTACAACGCTAACACCATCGGGCATAAATGATGCTTTTGTATGTAAGCTAGATACTTCGGGCAATTTTAATTGGGCAAAAAACATAGGTGGCACATTTTCTACACGTGCAAAATCTATTCAAGTTGATAATGTAGGTGCAATATATCTTGTCGGACAATTTGATTTTACAACCGATTTCGACCCTAGTCCTGCAAGCTCTTATTCAATTACCTCTTGGGGACAAACAGATGCTTTTGTTGTTAAATTAGACGCAAGCGGAAATTTAATTTGGGCTAAAAAACTAGGAGGATTGAGTGGAGAAGCCGCAACTGCATTAGCCCTATCACCCACATTTAATCATGTTTATATAGCCGGCTACTTTTCAGGAAGTGCTGATTTCGACCCCAGCAGCTCAAACTTTACACTTACTTCTAATGGATCGAGAGATATTTTTATATGCCAGTTAGACTCATCAGGCAATTTTAATTGGGCAAATCAAATCGGAGGCACATCTGTTTCCTATTTCGATGAACCTTATGGGATTTGTGCAAATTCAACAGGAGCATACTTCACAGGAAAAATTGGGGGTGGAGGAGCTATAGATTTTGACCCAAGTAACGCAACATATTTACTTACTCCAATTGGCAATTACGATATTTTTGTTTGCAAATTAAATACAAATGGATCTTTTGGTGGAGCATATAATGTTGGGGGAACTGCGCCCATCACAAAAAAAGGAAACGCAATCACATTAGACTCATGGGGAAACATACTAACCACAGGAGCATTTGCAGGAACTGTTGATTTCGACCCTGGATCAAGCAGTAATAATCTAGTAGCTTCCGGACCAACGGATTGCTTTATTCATAGCGTTACACAATCTGCTCTTTCAATTAATGATATCGAGAGACAAAACCAAGCCTTTCTTTTGTTTCCTAATCCAGCTAATGGGTTCATTCAACTAGTTATTCCACAAGAATATAGTGCTGATGAAGTAGTTGTTGTAAATGCATTAGGAACAACGCTACTAAGTTATTCTATTAACCAAAACGAAAGCACGATTCAAATCAACATCACCTCTATTTCGGACAACCTATCATTTGTTCAACTAAAAAACAAAGGTGTAACGCTTGCAACTCAAAAGTTGGTTATTTACTAA
- a CDS encoding acyl-CoA dehydrogenase yields MFFQLSEEHLLIQKAARNFANDVLKPGVIERDEHQKFPEKEIKELGKLGFLGMMVDPKYGGGGMDTISYVLAMEEISKVDASASVVMSVNNSLVCWGLEQFGTEEQKQKYLTRLTTGEIIGAFCLSEPEAGSDATSQRTTAIDKGDHYLLNGTKNWITNGSSASVYLVIAQTYPEKGHKGINAFIVERGMPGFQIGPKENKLGIRGSDTHSLMFTDVKVPKENRIGEDGFGFKFAMKTLAGGRIGIASQALGIASGAYELALAYSKERKAFGKTISQHQAIQFKLADMATEIEAARLLCLKAAWLKDRHLDYVSAGAMAKVFASRVAMEVTVEAVQVHGGYGFVKEYHVERLMRDAKITQIYEGTTEVQKIVISRSVLA; encoded by the coding sequence ATGTTTTTTCAACTATCAGAAGAGCATTTACTAATACAAAAAGCAGCGCGCAATTTTGCAAACGATGTATTAAAACCCGGAGTAATTGAGCGCGATGAGCATCAAAAATTTCCGGAGAAAGAAATAAAAGAACTGGGCAAGCTTGGCTTTTTAGGAATGATGGTTGACCCCAAATACGGTGGTGGTGGAATGGATACCATTTCCTATGTGTTGGCAATGGAAGAAATATCTAAAGTTGACGCCTCTGCATCGGTAGTGATGTCTGTAAACAACTCTCTTGTTTGTTGGGGATTAGAACAGTTTGGAACAGAGGAACAAAAACAAAAATATTTAACTCGTTTAACTACCGGAGAAATTATAGGCGCATTCTGTTTATCAGAGCCGGAAGCAGGTTCCGATGCTACCTCACAGCGCACTACTGCTATTGACAAAGGCGACCATTATTTATTAAACGGAACAAAAAACTGGATTACAAACGGAAGCAGCGCTTCTGTATATTTAGTAATTGCACAAACCTATCCGGAAAAAGGACACAAAGGAATTAATGCATTTATTGTTGAGCGCGGAATGCCGGGCTTTCAAATTGGTCCTAAGGAAAACAAACTAGGAATTAGAGGATCCGATACGCATTCATTGATGTTTACCGATGTAAAAGTTCCAAAAGAAAATAGGATTGGAGAAGATGGTTTTGGATTTAAGTTTGCCATGAAAACCTTAGCCGGTGGGCGAATTGGAATTGCATCACAAGCATTAGGTATTGCATCCGGAGCATATGAACTAGCATTGGCTTATTCAAAAGAAAGAAAAGCATTTGGAAAAACAATTTCACAACACCAAGCTATCCAGTTTAAACTAGCCGATATGGCCACTGAAATTGAAGCAGCTCGATTACTATGCTTAAAAGCTGCTTGGTTAAAAGATCGTCATTTAGATTACGTATCTGCAGGTGCAATGGCAAAAGTTTTTGCATCAAGAGTTGCTATGGAAGTAACTGTAGAAGCGGTTCAAGTGCATGGTGGATATGGGTTTGTAAAAGAATACCATGTAGAACGTTTAATGCGTGATGCAAAAATTACACAAATTTATGAAGGAACAACAGAGGTGCAAAAAATTGTAATCTCTAGATCGGTATTGGCATAG